The Achromobacter deleyi genome has a window encoding:
- a CDS encoding NADP-dependent isocitrate dehydrogenase, which produces MSLTPKIIYTLTDEAPALATRSLLPIVQAFAKPAGITVETRDISLAGRIIALFPDYLEDSQKLSDALAELGALAVQPDANIIKLPNISASMPQLKAAIKELQEQGYKLPDYPDAPANDTERDVKARYDKVKGSAVNPVLREGNSDRRAPLSVKNYARKHPHKMGAWAADSKSHVSHMSDGDFYGTEKSALIAEAGDVKIELTAADGAKTVLKEKTPVKAGEIIDAAVLSTAKLKSFLQAQIDDARATGVLFSVHLKATMMKVSDPVIFGHVVSVFYKDVLAKHADALKQAGFDPNNGIGDLYAKIQSLPADQQAAITADIDAAYKTLPQLAMVNSDKGITNLHVPSDVIVDASMPAMIRDSGKMWNAEGKLQDTKAVIPDRSYAGVYQAVIDDCKRNGAFNPVTMGSVPNVGLMAQAAEEYGSHNKTFVIPAAGTVRVTDASGRVLLEQAVEAGDLWRMCQTKDAAIQDWVKLAVSRARATKTPAVFWLDEKRAHDAQVIAKVKQYLNDHDTSGLDLRILDPVEATKFSVKRIREGLDTISVTGNVLRDYLTDLFPIMELGTSAKMLSIVPLVAGGGLFETGAGGSAPKHVQQFLEEGFLRWDSLGEFMALAESLDHLGKTYNNPKAQILAKTLDLATAKFLDENKSPERKVGGLDNRGSHFYLAMYWAQAVAAQTDDRALATQFAAAAGAFSEGEGKILDELKAAQGKPVDIGGYYQPNEALASQAMRPSATLNKVLAAIG; this is translated from the coding sequence ATGTCTCTTACTCCGAAGATTATCTATACCCTCACCGACGAAGCTCCGGCGCTTGCAACCCGTTCGCTGCTGCCCATCGTCCAGGCATTCGCCAAACCCGCAGGCATCACGGTCGAGACCCGCGACATTTCGCTGGCAGGCCGCATCATCGCCCTGTTCCCCGACTACCTCGAAGACAGCCAGAAGCTGTCCGACGCGCTGGCTGAGCTCGGCGCCCTGGCCGTGCAGCCCGACGCCAACATCATCAAGCTGCCCAACATCAGCGCCTCGATGCCGCAGCTGAAGGCCGCCATCAAGGAACTGCAGGAACAGGGCTACAAGCTGCCGGACTACCCGGACGCCCCCGCCAACGACACCGAGCGCGACGTCAAGGCCCGCTACGACAAGGTCAAGGGCAGCGCCGTGAACCCGGTCCTGCGCGAAGGCAACTCCGACCGCCGCGCCCCCCTGTCGGTCAAGAACTACGCCCGCAAGCACCCGCACAAGATGGGCGCCTGGGCCGCTGATTCGAAGTCGCACGTCTCGCACATGAGCGACGGCGACTTCTACGGCACCGAAAAGTCGGCCCTGATCGCCGAAGCCGGCGACGTCAAGATCGAACTCACCGCCGCCGACGGCGCCAAGACCGTCCTGAAGGAAAAGACCCCGGTCAAGGCCGGCGAGATCATCGACGCCGCCGTGCTGTCGACCGCCAAGCTGAAGTCCTTCCTGCAAGCGCAGATCGACGACGCCCGCGCCACCGGCGTGCTGTTCTCGGTGCACCTGAAGGCCACGATGATGAAGGTCTCCGACCCCGTCATCTTCGGCCACGTCGTGTCCGTGTTCTACAAGGACGTGCTCGCCAAGCACGCCGACGCGCTCAAGCAAGCCGGTTTCGATCCCAACAACGGCATTGGCGACCTGTACGCCAAGATCCAGTCGCTGCCCGCTGACCAGCAAGCCGCGATCACCGCCGACATCGACGCCGCCTACAAGACGCTGCCGCAGCTGGCCATGGTGAATTCCGACAAGGGCATCACCAACCTGCACGTGCCCAGCGACGTCATCGTCGACGCCTCCATGCCCGCCATGATCCGCGACTCGGGCAAGATGTGGAACGCCGAAGGCAAGCTGCAAGACACCAAGGCCGTCATTCCGGACCGCAGCTACGCTGGCGTCTACCAGGCCGTCATCGACGACTGCAAGCGCAACGGCGCCTTCAATCCGGTCACGATGGGCAGCGTGCCCAACGTCGGCCTGATGGCGCAAGCCGCCGAAGAATACGGCTCGCACAACAAGACCTTCGTCATCCCGGCCGCCGGCACCGTGCGCGTCACCGACGCCTCGGGCCGCGTGCTGCTGGAACAAGCCGTCGAAGCCGGCGACCTCTGGCGCATGTGCCAGACCAAGGACGCCGCGATCCAGGACTGGGTCAAGCTGGCCGTCTCGCGCGCCCGCGCCACCAAGACGCCCGCCGTGTTCTGGCTGGACGAAAAGCGCGCCCATGACGCCCAGGTCATCGCCAAGGTCAAGCAGTACCTGAACGACCACGACACCAGCGGCCTGGACCTGCGCATCCTGGATCCCGTCGAAGCCACCAAGTTCTCGGTCAAGCGCATCCGCGAAGGCCTGGACACCATCTCGGTGACCGGCAACGTGCTGCGCGACTACCTGACCGACCTGTTCCCCATCATGGAACTGGGCACCAGCGCCAAGATGCTGTCGATCGTGCCGCTGGTTGCCGGCGGCGGCCTGTTCGAAACCGGCGCCGGCGGTTCGGCTCCGAAGCACGTGCAGCAATTCCTGGAAGAAGGCTTCCTGCGCTGGGATTCGCTGGGTGAATTCATGGCGCTGGCCGAATCCCTGGACCACCTGGGCAAGACGTACAACAACCCCAAGGCCCAGATCCTGGCCAAGACCCTGGACCTGGCCACCGCCAAGTTCCTGGACGAGAACAAGTCGCCCGAACGCAAGGTCGGCGGCCTGGACAACCGCGGCAGCCACTTCTACCTGGCCATGTACTGGGCCCAGGCCGTGGCCGCCCAGACCGACGACCGCGCGCTGGCCACCCAGTTCGCGGCCGCGGCCGGCGCGTTCTCGGAAGGCGAAGGCAAGATCCTGGACGAGCTCAAGGCCGCCCAGGGCAAGCCGGTGGACATCGGCGGCTACTACCAGCCCAACGAAGCCCTCGCCAGCCAGGCCATGCGCCCCAGCGCCACGCTGAACAAGGTGCTGGCCGCCATCGGCTAA
- the ilvA gene encoding threonine ammonia-lyase, biosynthetic — translation MEYLRQILTARVYDIARETELDPARGLSARLKNTVHLKREDNQPVFSFKVRGAYNKMRNTPQAARDRGVITASAGNHAQGVAISAAKLGVRAIIVVPQTAPQVKVDAVRAHGGPTVTVVQAGDSYSDAFAHAQMLAQQQDLTFIPAFDDPYVIAGQGTVGMEILRQHPEPLHAIFVPIGGGSLAAGVSAYVKAVNPGVKVIGVQTEDSCAMAQSLRVGERVILAEVGLFSDGTAVKLVGEETFRLCREYLDEVILVDTDAVCAAIKDVFLDTRSVLEPAGALAVAGLKKYVEREGAQGQSLVAITSGANMNFDRMRFVADRAEVGEAREAVFAVTIPEERGSFRRFCSVIGQRSVTEFNYRIADARTARIFVSMQISRRGEAADIMAALQEQGFSASDLTHNEVSKQHIRYMVGGRSPLAGGERLFRFEFPERPGALMKFLSAMAPNWNISLFHYRNQGADFSSALVGIQAPLADDAALDAFLRQLGYAHSEETGNEAYRQFLI, via the coding sequence ATGGAATACCTGAGGCAGATCCTGACCGCCCGGGTCTACGACATCGCCCGGGAAACCGAACTGGACCCCGCCCGCGGCCTGTCCGCGCGGCTGAAGAACACCGTGCATTTGAAGCGGGAAGACAACCAGCCGGTGTTTTCGTTCAAGGTGCGCGGCGCCTACAACAAGATGCGCAATACGCCGCAGGCCGCGCGGGACCGCGGCGTGATCACCGCCTCGGCCGGCAACCACGCCCAGGGCGTAGCCATCTCGGCCGCCAAGCTCGGCGTGCGCGCCATCATCGTGGTGCCGCAGACCGCGCCGCAGGTGAAGGTGGACGCGGTGCGCGCCCATGGCGGCCCCACCGTGACCGTGGTGCAGGCCGGGGATTCCTACAGCGACGCCTTCGCCCACGCGCAGATGCTGGCGCAACAGCAGGACCTCACCTTCATTCCGGCATTCGACGACCCCTATGTGATCGCGGGCCAGGGCACGGTGGGCATGGAGATCCTGCGCCAGCACCCCGAGCCCCTGCACGCCATCTTCGTGCCCATCGGCGGGGGCAGCCTGGCGGCGGGCGTATCCGCCTACGTGAAGGCGGTGAATCCCGGCGTGAAGGTCATCGGCGTGCAGACCGAGGACTCCTGCGCGATGGCGCAGTCGCTGCGGGTCGGTGAGCGCGTCATCCTGGCCGAGGTCGGCCTGTTCTCCGACGGCACGGCCGTCAAGCTGGTGGGCGAGGAAACCTTCCGCCTGTGCCGCGAGTATCTGGACGAGGTGATCCTGGTGGACACGGACGCCGTGTGCGCGGCCATCAAGGACGTGTTCCTGGATACCCGCAGCGTGCTGGAGCCGGCCGGCGCGCTGGCGGTGGCGGGCTTGAAGAAGTACGTGGAACGCGAAGGCGCGCAGGGGCAGTCGCTGGTCGCGATCACTTCGGGCGCCAACATGAACTTCGACCGCATGCGCTTCGTGGCCGACCGGGCCGAGGTGGGCGAGGCGCGCGAGGCCGTCTTTGCCGTGACCATTCCGGAAGAGCGCGGCAGCTTCCGGCGCTTTTGCTCCGTCATCGGGCAGCGCAGCGTGACGGAATTCAACTACCGCATCGCGGATGCGCGGACCGCGCGCATCTTCGTGAGCATGCAGATATCGCGCCGCGGCGAGGCGGCCGACATCATGGCCGCGCTGCAGGAGCAAGGCTTTTCCGCCAGCGACCTGACCCACAACGAAGTGTCCAAGCAGCACATCCGATACATGGTGGGCGGACGCTCGCCACTGGCGGGCGGTGAACGCCTGTTCCGCTTCGAGTTTCCCGAGCGCCCGGGAGCGCTGATGAAGTTCCTGTCCGCGATGGCGCCCAACTGGAACATCAGCCTGTTCCACTACCGCAACCAGGGCGCGGACTTCAGCTCCGCGCTGGTGGGCATCCAGGCGCCGCTGGCCGACGACGCGGCGCTGGACGCCTTCCTGCGGCAGCTGGGGTATGCCCATTCCGAGGAAACCGGCAACGAGGCCTACCGCCAGTTCCTGATCTGA
- a CDS encoding winged helix-turn-helix domain-containing protein: protein MRFGDLIFDERFRYATDGRGETIPFTPAEAAALELLVRDAGRILPRQRLLDATQRGGADALERSVDLLINRLRAKLGDSARAPRYIATSYGEGYSWIAAAAPELPEAVYVAIGPVAGPARLRDDPSIHAFLTALAQALRERLPSERGVSLHPAAQAAVAAPYRVEIGLRQDDAGVHCAVALREAAGGQTLRADRLVIGAGEAPDLGRAAAACAAAIKSEIWRSQTRARGEHAGPTDEPFELRMHRAALLLSRTPQSWLESAQELDKLRAEHPDDPQTALMWASHLYARLVLDLDSQPAELEPRIEAQVFQALPHIRDNPMLMLAAAKLLCFVSREHLDLAQALAEEAFAQGTAYASAFAVLGQLKLNRGRLAEAVADFDQGIELAEPGSEFQVFLLVLKCTTLVAMGDRAASEEANRRLYQTKPLTRMQLGLFLSHPDEALPDDLRQLLLGLDAGLLRRLLAHYDYLFVRRVPDPAGRERMFRGIVSQMARHRAADGLPPEVAASAPGLAGAAGARPV, encoded by the coding sequence ATGCGGTTCGGTGACCTGATATTCGACGAGCGGTTCCGTTACGCCACCGATGGCCGGGGCGAGACCATCCCCTTTACGCCGGCGGAGGCCGCCGCGCTTGAGCTCCTGGTGCGGGACGCGGGCAGGATCCTGCCGCGCCAGCGACTGCTGGATGCGACCCAGCGCGGCGGCGCCGACGCGCTGGAACGCAGCGTGGACCTGCTGATCAATCGCCTGCGGGCCAAACTGGGCGATTCCGCCCGGGCGCCGCGTTACATCGCCACCAGCTATGGCGAGGGTTACAGCTGGATCGCCGCCGCCGCGCCCGAGCTGCCCGAGGCCGTCTACGTGGCCATCGGTCCGGTGGCTGGCCCCGCGCGCTTGCGCGATGACCCGTCCATCCACGCATTCCTGACCGCGCTGGCGCAGGCCTTGCGCGAGCGATTGCCCAGCGAGCGCGGCGTCAGCCTGCATCCGGCTGCTCAAGCCGCCGTGGCCGCGCCGTACCGGGTGGAGATCGGGCTGCGCCAGGACGACGCGGGCGTGCATTGCGCCGTGGCCCTGCGCGAGGCCGCCGGCGGACAGACGCTGCGCGCGGACCGGCTGGTCATCGGCGCCGGCGAAGCGCCGGACCTGGGGCGCGCCGCGGCCGCTTGCGCCGCGGCCATCAAGAGCGAGATCTGGCGCAGCCAGACGCGCGCACGGGGCGAACACGCCGGCCCGACCGATGAGCCGTTTGAGTTGCGCATGCACCGCGCCGCGCTGCTGTTGTCGCGCACGCCGCAAAGCTGGCTGGAATCCGCGCAGGAACTGGACAAGCTGCGAGCCGAGCATCCGGACGATCCGCAGACCGCGCTGATGTGGGCCTCGCACCTGTATGCGCGGCTGGTGCTGGACCTGGACAGCCAGCCCGCGGAGCTGGAGCCGCGGATCGAGGCCCAGGTGTTCCAGGCGCTGCCGCACATCCGCGACAACCCCATGCTGATGCTGGCGGCGGCCAAGCTGCTGTGCTTTGTCAGCCGCGAGCATCTGGACCTGGCGCAGGCGCTGGCCGAAGAGGCGTTCGCGCAGGGCACGGCCTACGCGTCCGCCTTCGCCGTGCTGGGGCAGCTCAAGCTGAACCGCGGCCGGCTGGCCGAGGCGGTGGCGGACTTCGACCAGGGCATAGAACTGGCGGAGCCGGGCTCCGAGTTCCAGGTGTTCCTGCTGGTGCTCAAGTGCACGACCCTGGTGGCGATGGGCGACCGCGCAGCTTCCGAAGAGGCCAACCGCAGGCTCTACCAGACCAAGCCGCTCACGCGCATGCAGCTTGGCCTGTTCCTGTCGCACCCGGACGAGGCCCTGCCGGACGACCTGCGGCAACTGCTGCTGGGCCTGGACGCGGGCCTGCTGCGGCGGCTGCTGGCGCACTACGACTATCTGTTCGTGCGGCGCGTGCCGGATCCGGCCGGGCGCGAGCGCATGTTCCGCGGCATCGTGAGCCAGATGGCGAGGCATCGCGCCGCTGACGGCCTTCCGCCCGAGGTGGCCGCTTCCGCGCCAGGACTGGCGGGCGCCGCCGGCGCGCGCCCGGTTTGA